One Chengkuizengella sediminis genomic window carries:
- a CDS encoding non-ribosomal peptide synthetase, with translation MLLYDKKRIKEREYWMSKLSDWNTETYIPFYSSNVMKQSDVENESTIQTKVNDMTYHKLLKICNHSDQLLFIFILSAVKICIYKYTGINHITIGTTLDKTFEDQEKDHLFLAICDSVDSEKSFRDLVLEVQSSIVGAYKHANYPLNRILEDLKLKIPMNENKTFEVAVLYENIHDLQSAEMIDSHVKIIINNDNHLYLTVNYNENEYSMIDMERFSKHVEHILSQVVENPTITLREVELVTSEEKEQILHQFNNEKLDFSKEITIHELFEAQVEKTPDEVAVVFEEQKLTYKQLNEKANQLAQSLNNKGVQANELVAIMADRSLEMIIGILSILKAGAAYVPIDPSHPEQRIQYMLKDSRSKWVLTQTRYFNQIKIEDGEVIDLENKELYQGDSNNRLSMTKSHDLAYVIYTSGSTGEPKGVMVEHLALHNFIEAIYDQFNRQIDVKDRCLSLTNISFDVSVGEIFLPLMLGARLVLFDFHKTLDIHLLQQTIINEDITFAYIPPTILPELAQLLETNQHVSLNKMLVGVEPIKDEVLDKYMMLNDSMQIINGYGPTEATICSNFYKFGSHKVVGRNVPIGKPLVNNQIYLLDSNDQLVPVGVPGELCISGFGLARGYLFKPEITADKFVSNPFHQGERMYRTGDLARWLPDGNIEYLGRIDFQVKIRGYRIELGEIESQLLKHPEIIESVVMVQDDELGDKNLCAYVVCKKEMNSTQLRAHLSQSLPEYMVPTYFVKIEKIPLTPNGKINRKALPKPENNTNVQYIAPSNEMESDLVRLWEGILGTKSLGVQNNFFEFGGHSLKAVQMISKIHKEMGISLTLKDLFSHPTITELALHIQQLEKSEFSSIPQIEKRETYPVSSAQKRMYILQQMEKTNNSYNMPLMMTIKGDINRTRFENAIRGLISRHESLRTSFEMEAGELVQRVHLPMNIEISYERTDIHELDDLVSRFIQPFDLTQVPLFRIGLIQTVQDEHLFLLDMHHIISDGFSMNILVQNFVQLYEGVDLPPLRVQYKEFAVWQNELFETKQMEKQKQYWLNQFAGELPVLNLPTDYLRPSIQSFEGDHIEFHWDYTFTNKINQLAQKTNTTLYMVLLSAYTILLSKYSGQEDIIVGSPIAGRNHVDLDPIVGIFVNTLAMRNQPEGIKSFNAFLAEVKENTLRAIENESYPLEELIENLDLKRDMSRNPLFSVLFNMLNMEQQEVELEDLSFQPYPMKSRISKFDMTLTVIEDNEELSFKLEYCSKLFKKETMERMVHHLGLLVEQLATNPDKLIQDLDMLTEQEKHQLLVQFNDTSENYCKYKTIHEQFEEQAAKTPNNIAVVFEDQKLTYQQLNEKANQLANVLRNKGVQADELVGMMVERSLEMIIGIYGILKAGGAYVPIDPGSPKERIEYMLKNSGSNILLTTEKLLGDIEFDGQTLDLLNKELFIGDSFNLETINNASHLAYVLYTSGTTGNPKGVMIEHNSVNNLVLALNKSIYSMYNNELNVALVAPYYFDASVKQIFVALTKGHTLHLVPENTRNNGEELLNFYEKNSIDISDGTPIHISMMSYFIENREECKLKHLIIGGEILNIKQVRQVLNGFSDVRITNVYGPTECTVDTTTYLVQGNESNIPIGKPIANSRIYIVDKFNNLLPIGVSGQLCISGSGVARGYLNLPEFTAEKFVSNPYKPGELMYQTGDLARWTSDGNIEYLGRIDHQVKIRGFRFELGEVESHLLKHSEIMESVVTVKENGTGEKTLCAYLICNTQVNSAQLRECLSKFLPEYMIPSFFVQLEKMPLTPNGKIDRKALPQPEGIMNTGIEYVAPRNELESQLVSLWEKVLGVDGIGIQHNFFEMGGHSLKAVQLISIIQKEMEVSVSLKDIFEHPTIIQLAKCLQQLDKLQMKSLRQAETREVYPTSSAQKRLYVLQQLEGADKSYNMPSVMEIKGDLNRARFEKAIYGLISHHESLRTSFEVVEGEPVQRIHSEIDFEISYKKAEELELGTLTSAFVQSFDLTEAPLLRVSLIEINKEKHFFLLDMHHIISDGTSMNILLQDFVQLYEGNELPSLRVQYKDFAVWQDELFTTGQMEKQKQYWLTQFADELPVLNLPTDYTRPPMQSFEGDHLDFRLNQTVTSKLKQMAIQTNTTMYMIMMAAYTTLLYKYTGQEDIIVGSPVAGRNHTDIEPIMGMFVNTLAMRNAPKGHKSFQSFLEEVKENTLQGIENDSYPLEELIENLDLQRDTSRNPLFNVMFNMLNMEFEDMKLESLSMHSYPLENKVSQFDMTLSVAEEAGEIQLNVEYCTKLYKRETIERLIVHFSLLIEQIVEQPEIKLDDIDIISKQEKYQLLVEFNDTKVEYSKEKNVIDLFDEQLKLNPTNKAIVHADEEITYEDLDKKVNSIAQFLIHEGVKTETIVSLMLERSIEMIASILAIHKVGGVYLPIDSSYPTERIKHVLNDSKSHYLITDRKTIETMNLDFSGKLIYITDIIDELTAQNVINKVGIRTNHLAYILYTSGSTGLPKGVMVEHLSLTNQVLGLIQDHGYYKMKNHMLYSKSIFDVSLQHIYTALCSGACLHLMTVEMESNYDVLYRYVQNNHIEFIDMVPAQMEHIVKNLEPDTATPRFVLGGEAFHGSLYKKLVEYVNADQIFNMYGPTETTINALIYQCRENDSRAIISIGKPMRNYQAFILDINLNLLPIGVVGELCISGDGLARGYLNQPELTNEKFVAHPFELEKRIYRTGDLAKWLPDGNIEFIERIDQQVKIRGNRIELGEIESNISEQIGVQEAVVLHKIDKFDNSYLCGFVVIETSTSVDKIVEGLYEKLPSHMIPSYMVEVDRIPLTSNGKIDRNSLLKMEVSYTKVEEYVAPSNKLESQLVSLWEEVLDIKTVGIKDNFFELGGHSIKAVQIVTKLHKEMNVNLTLRDIFTFPTIEQFSKRIQQLDQHQYHFIPQLEQLQTFPASSAQKRMYVLQQLEEHNTSYNMPSVMTITGDLNQKRFEKAMDALVERHESLRTSFEMLEDELVQRVHDQVDVEIQYTKAQHHELERLDSGFIQPFKLGRAPLFRVQLIQYDTDQHLFVFDMHHIISDGTSMNLLIQDFIQLYEGIDLPDLRIQYKDFAVWQNEMFATKEMEKQKQYWLDQFSDELPVLNLPTDYMRPSIQSFEGDHLHFKLDKRMTTKLGELAKETNTTLYMILLAIYTILLSKYAGQEDIIVGSPTAGRTHVDTEPVVGMFVNTLVIRNVAEADKTFTSFLTEVKENTLRAIENENYPLEDLLESLNLTRDMSRNPLFSVMFNMLNIEMKEMKVDNLSFKPYPLESHISKFDLTLTVREESDGLLLNIEYCTKLFKQDTIERMITHLSLLTEQIIEKPEATLGEFDMLTEQEKQQQLVELNDTTVDYPKHKTMIQLLEEQVEKTPNHVAVEFEDQRLTYEELNGRVNQLARMLKNKGIGPDQLVAIMVEHSIEMIIGVLGIMKAGGAYVPIDPTYPTDRILYMLEDTNCRLLLVTNETNDIVQFTGEVMNLNDSNLYRGMTSNLEVINQP, from the coding sequence ATGTTACTATATGATAAAAAAAGAATAAAGGAACGAGAATATTGGATGTCTAAGTTATCAGATTGGAATACAGAGACTTATATTCCCTTTTATTCTTCCAATGTAATGAAACAAAGTGATGTGGAAAATGAATCCACAATTCAAACAAAAGTTAACGATATGACATATCATAAACTTTTGAAGATTTGTAATCATTCTGATCAACTTTTGTTCATCTTTATCCTGTCGGCAGTTAAAATATGTATTTATAAATATACAGGAATAAATCATATTACCATTGGAACTACTTTAGATAAAACATTCGAAGATCAAGAGAAAGATCATCTTTTTTTAGCGATATGTGATTCAGTAGATTCTGAAAAAAGTTTTAGAGATTTAGTGTTAGAGGTTCAAAGCTCAATCGTTGGAGCCTATAAACATGCTAATTATCCACTGAATCGTATTTTAGAGGATTTAAAGTTGAAAATTCCAATGAATGAAAATAAAACATTTGAAGTGGCTGTTTTGTATGAAAACATCCATGATTTACAGTCTGCTGAAATGATTGATAGTCATGTGAAAATAATTATAAATAACGATAATCACCTATACTTAACTGTAAATTATAACGAGAATGAATACTCAATGATTGATATGGAGCGATTTTCAAAACATGTGGAACATATTTTGTCCCAAGTTGTAGAAAATCCAACTATCACATTGAGAGAAGTTGAATTGGTAACAAGTGAAGAAAAAGAGCAGATATTGCATCAATTTAATAATGAAAAATTGGATTTTTCCAAAGAAATAACCATTCATGAGTTGTTTGAGGCTCAGGTAGAGAAAACACCAGATGAGGTTGCGGTTGTGTTTGAAGAACAAAAGCTGACCTATAAACAATTAAATGAAAAAGCAAATCAATTGGCACAAAGTTTAAATAACAAAGGTGTACAGGCTAATGAATTAGTTGCTATTATGGCAGACCGTTCTCTAGAAATGATCATAGGGATATTAAGCATTCTTAAAGCAGGTGCAGCCTATGTACCCATAGATCCGTCACATCCAGAACAAAGAATTCAGTATATGTTAAAAGACAGTCGTTCCAAATGGGTTTTAACTCAAACTCGCTACTTCAATCAAATTAAGATTGAAGATGGAGAGGTCATAGATTTAGAGAACAAGGAGTTATACCAAGGTGATTCAAACAATAGACTTTCAATGACTAAATCTCATGATCTAGCCTATGTTATTTATACTTCAGGTTCTACAGGGGAACCTAAAGGAGTGATGGTAGAGCACTTGGCTCTACACAACTTTATTGAGGCTATATATGATCAATTTAATAGACAAATAGACGTTAAGGATAGATGTTTAAGCTTAACAAATATTTCCTTTGATGTAAGTGTAGGTGAAATTTTTTTACCTTTGATGTTGGGTGCTCGCCTTGTTTTGTTTGATTTTCATAAAACACTAGATATCCATTTGTTACAACAAACGATTATAAATGAGGACATCACCTTTGCTTACATTCCACCAACAATTTTACCTGAATTAGCCCAATTATTAGAAACTAATCAACACGTGTCACTTAATAAGATGTTAGTAGGAGTTGAACCAATTAAAGACGAAGTATTAGATAAATATATGATGCTTAACGATTCCATGCAAATCATAAATGGTTATGGACCAACGGAAGCTACTATTTGTTCTAATTTTTATAAATTTGGCTCTCATAAAGTAGTGGGTAGGAATGTGCCTATTGGAAAACCTCTAGTTAATAATCAAATCTATCTGCTAGATTCTAATGACCAGTTAGTACCTGTTGGTGTTCCTGGTGAACTGTGTATATCTGGATTCGGATTAGCCAGAGGTTATTTATTTAAACCTGAAATTACAGCAGATAAATTTGTTTCTAACCCTTTTCATCAAGGAGAGCGGATGTACCGAACGGGTGATTTAGCGAGATGGTTGCCAGATGGAAATATTGAATATTTAGGACGTATTGATTTTCAGGTTAAAATTAGAGGTTATCGTATAGAATTAGGGGAAATTGAAAGTCAGCTTTTAAAACATCCAGAAATCATTGAATCTGTCGTCATGGTTCAAGATGATGAATTAGGGGACAAAAATTTATGTGCTTATGTTGTTTGCAAAAAAGAAATGAATTCAACTCAGTTAAGAGCACATTTGTCACAATCTTTACCAGAATATATGGTTCCAACTTATTTTGTGAAAATAGAAAAAATACCTCTAACACCAAATGGGAAGATCAATCGAAAAGCGCTTCCTAAACCAGAGAATAATACAAATGTACAGTACATTGCTCCAAGTAATGAAATGGAAAGTGATTTAGTTAGATTGTGGGAAGGGATTTTAGGAACAAAAAGTCTCGGTGTTCAAAATAATTTTTTTGAATTTGGTGGTCATTCTTTAAAAGCAGTGCAGATGATCTCTAAAATTCATAAAGAAATGGGTATATCATTAACTTTAAAAGACCTTTTTTCACATCCAACCATAACAGAGCTTGCTTTACATATTCAACAATTGGAAAAAAGTGAATTTTCATCAATCCCTCAGATAGAAAAAAGGGAAACTTATCCTGTTTCTTCAGCACAAAAAAGAATGTATATTTTGCAACAAATGGAAAAAACAAATAATAGTTATAATATGCCTTTGATGATGACAATTAAGGGTGACATAAATCGAACTCGATTTGAAAATGCCATCAGAGGCTTGATTTCTCGTCATGAAAGTTTGCGCACATCATTTGAAATGGAAGCGGGAGAACTTGTTCAGCGAGTTCATTTACCTATGAACATTGAGATATCTTATGAAAGAACGGATATACATGAACTAGATGATCTTGTATCTAGGTTTATTCAACCCTTTGATTTAACACAAGTGCCACTGTTTAGAATAGGTCTTATCCAAACGGTTCAAGATGAACATCTCTTTTTATTGGATATGCATCATATTATCTCAGACGGCTTCTCCATGAACATCTTGGTACAAAATTTTGTGCAGTTATATGAAGGAGTAGATCTTCCTCCTCTAAGAGTTCAATATAAGGAGTTTGCAGTTTGGCAGAATGAGTTGTTTGAGACAAAACAAATGGAAAAACAAAAACAATATTGGTTAAATCAATTTGCAGGTGAATTACCTGTGTTAAATCTACCAACTGATTACTTAAGACCTTCAATACAAAGTTTTGAAGGAGACCATATTGAATTTCATTGGGATTATACGTTCACAAATAAAATAAATCAACTTGCTCAAAAAACAAATACAACACTTTACATGGTGTTGTTATCAGCTTATACCATTTTATTGTCCAAATACTCTGGGCAGGAAGACATTATCGTAGGCTCACCGATTGCAGGAAGAAACCATGTAGATCTAGATCCAATTGTGGGTATTTTTGTAAATACATTGGCTATGAGAAATCAACCTGAGGGGATCAAGTCATTCAACGCCTTTTTAGCGGAAGTGAAAGAAAATACATTGAGAGCGATAGAAAATGAGAGTTATCCGTTGGAAGAGTTAATAGAAAACTTAGACTTAAAAAGGGATATGAGTAGAAATCCATTGTTTAGCGTGTTATTTAATATGTTAAATATGGAACAGCAGGAAGTGGAGTTAGAAGATTTAAGCTTTCAACCATACCCAATGAAGAGCAGAATTTCAAAATTTGATATGACTTTAACGGTGATAGAAGATAATGAGGAGCTTTCCTTCAAATTGGAATATTGTTCAAAACTCTTTAAAAAAGAAACAATGGAACGGATGGTTCATCATCTGGGATTATTAGTTGAGCAATTAGCAACTAATCCTGATAAATTAATACAGGATCTGGACATGTTAACTGAACAAGAAAAACATCAGTTGTTGGTGCAATTCAATGATACATCCGAAAATTATTGTAAATATAAAACCATTCATGAGCAGTTTGAGGAACAGGCAGCAAAAACTCCAAATAACATTGCTGTGGTGTTTGAAGATCAGAAGTTGACGTATCAACAACTGAATGAAAAGGCAAATCAACTTGCAAATGTACTAAGAAATAAGGGAGTACAAGCGGACGAACTGGTAGGTATGATGGTAGAACGTTCCTTGGAAATGATTATAGGAATTTATGGGATATTAAAGGCTGGGGGCGCTTATGTCCCCATTGATCCAGGCTCCCCCAAAGAGCGAATAGAGTATATGTTGAAGAATAGTGGGAGCAATATACTGCTAACTACAGAAAAATTGTTGGGTGACATAGAGTTTGATGGACAGACCTTAGATTTGTTAAACAAGGAATTATTTATAGGGGATTCATTTAATTTAGAAACAATAAATAATGCAAGTCATTTAGCCTATGTTTTATACACTTCCGGAACAACAGGTAACCCTAAAGGGGTAATGATTGAGCATAACAGTGTGAACAATCTGGTGTTAGCATTAAATAAGAGTATTTACTCCATGTATAACAATGAACTAAATGTTGCATTGGTAGCACCGTATTATTTTGATGCATCTGTAAAACAAATATTTGTAGCTTTAACAAAAGGTCATACATTACATCTAGTTCCTGAGAATACAAGAAATAATGGGGAAGAACTATTAAACTTTTATGAAAAAAACAGTATAGATATATCTGACGGCACCCCCATTCATATAAGTATGATGAGTTACTTCATAGAAAATAGAGAAGAGTGTAAACTCAAACATTTAATCATTGGCGGAGAGATTCTAAACATTAAGCAAGTTAGACAGGTATTAAATGGGTTTTCTGATGTGAGGATAACGAATGTATACGGTCCAACAGAATGTACTGTGGATACAACTACCTATTTAGTTCAAGGAAATGAAAGTAATATACCTATTGGAAAACCCATCGCAAATTCGAGAATTTATATTGTAGATAAATTTAACAATCTACTTCCAATAGGAGTAAGTGGACAACTTTGCATAAGTGGTAGTGGAGTAGCAAGAGGATATTTGAATCTCCCTGAATTCACAGCAGAAAAATTTGTTTCGAATCCGTATAAACCAGGAGAACTAATGTATCAAACTGGGGATTTAGCCAGATGGACATCTGATGGGAATATTGAATATTTAGGACGAATTGATCATCAAGTGAAAATAAGGGGATTTCGCTTTGAGTTGGGAGAAGTTGAAAGCCACCTTCTTAAACATTCAGAAATCATGGAGTCAGTTGTTACTGTAAAAGAAAATGGAACAGGAGAAAAAACACTATGTGCTTATTTGATTTGTAATACACAAGTGAATTCTGCACAGTTAAGAGAATGTTTATCCAAGTTTTTGCCAGAATATATGATTCCATCCTTTTTCGTTCAATTAGAAAAAATGCCTTTAACTCCGAATGGGAAAATTGATCGAAAAGCTCTACCACAACCTGAAGGTATCATGAATACCGGAATAGAGTATGTCGCTCCAAGAAATGAATTAGAAAGCCAGCTAGTATCTTTGTGGGAAAAAGTGCTTGGTGTTGATGGTATAGGCATTCAACATAACTTCTTTGAGATGGGTGGACATTCGTTAAAGGCAGTGCAATTAATCTCCATCATCCAAAAAGAGATGGAGGTGTCGGTTAGCTTAAAGGATATATTTGAACATCCTACCATAATACAACTAGCTAAATGTTTGCAGCAATTAGATAAACTTCAAATGAAGTCTTTACGACAAGCTGAAACACGAGAAGTATATCCCACATCATCAGCGCAAAAACGATTGTATGTGTTACAACAGTTAGAAGGCGCTGACAAAAGTTATAACATGCCTTCAGTTATGGAGATTAAAGGTGATTTAAATAGAGCAAGATTTGAAAAGGCGATTTATGGTTTAATTTCTCATCATGAAAGCTTACGCACCTCATTTGAAGTGGTTGAGGGAGAACCTGTTCAGCGTATTCATTCAGAAATAGATTTTGAGATTAGTTATAAAAAAGCAGAAGAACTTGAATTGGGAACACTGACATCAGCATTTGTACAGTCTTTTGATTTAACAGAAGCCCCATTGTTAAGAGTGAGTCTTATTGAAATAAACAAAGAAAAACATTTCTTTTTATTGGACATGCATCATATTATCTCTGACGGCACTTCTATGAATATCCTGCTTCAAGATTTTGTACAGCTTTATGAAGGAAACGAATTGCCGTCTTTAAGAGTTCAATATAAGGATTTTGCAGTTTGGCAGGACGAGTTGTTTACAACAGGACAGATGGAAAAACAAAAACAATATTGGTTAACTCAATTTGCAGATGAACTCCCTGTATTAAATTTGCCAACGGACTATACAAGACCGCCTATGCAGAGCTTCGAAGGGGATCATCTTGATTTTCGCTTGAATCAAACGGTAACTTCTAAGCTTAAACAGATGGCAATACAAACAAACACTACGATGTATATGATTATGATGGCAGCATATACTACTTTGTTATACAAATATACCGGTCAGGAAGATATTATAGTAGGTTCACCTGTCGCTGGTAGAAATCATACAGATATAGAACCGATCATGGGGATGTTTGTAAATACATTAGCGATGCGAAATGCTCCAAAAGGTCATAAATCATTTCAGTCCTTCTTAGAAGAGGTAAAAGAAAATACGTTACAAGGGATTGAAAATGACAGTTACCCGTTAGAAGAGTTGATTGAAAACTTAGACCTACAGAGAGATACGAGTAGAAATCCATTGTTTAATGTCATGTTTAATATGTTAAATATGGAATTTGAGGATATGAAGCTTGAGAGTTTGAGTATGCACTCGTACCCACTGGAGAATAAGGTGTCTCAATTTGATATGACTTTAAGTGTGGCTGAAGAAGCTGGAGAAATCCAGTTAAATGTAGAATATTGCACAAAATTATATAAAAGAGAAACAATAGAACGTCTGATTGTTCATTTTAGTTTGTTAATAGAACAAATAGTAGAACAACCTGAAATCAAACTTGATGATATTGATATTATATCGAAACAAGAAAAATATCAGTTATTAGTGGAATTTAACGATACAAAAGTTGAATATTCTAAAGAAAAAAACGTAATTGATTTGTTTGATGAACAATTAAAGTTGAATCCAACAAATAAAGCCATTGTGCATGCGGATGAAGAAATAACATATGAAGATTTGGACAAAAAGGTAAATTCAATAGCACAGTTTCTAATTCATGAGGGAGTGAAAACTGAAACTATTGTGAGTCTAATGTTAGAAAGATCAATTGAAATGATAGCTTCTATACTTGCCATTCATAAAGTAGGAGGAGTTTACTTACCTATTGATAGCAGTTATCCCACTGAGAGAATAAAACATGTATTAAATGATAGCAAAAGTCATTATTTAATTACAGACCGTAAAACGATTGAAACCATGAATTTAGATTTTTCAGGGAAATTAATATATATAACAGACATAATAGATGAGTTAACTGCTCAGAATGTTATAAACAAAGTCGGAATTAGAACAAATCATTTAGCCTATATCTTATATACTTCAGGAAGTACTGGTTTGCCAAAAGGTGTTATGGTAGAGCATTTAAGTTTAACAAATCAAGTGCTGGGATTAATTCAAGATCATGGATATTACAAAATGAAAAACCACATGTTGTATAGTAAATCCATATTTGATGTATCTTTACAACACATATATACAGCACTATGTAGTGGAGCATGTTTACACTTAATGACGGTAGAAATGGAATCGAACTATGATGTTCTTTATCGATATGTACAAAATAATCATATTGAATTCATTGATATGGTACCTGCGCAAATGGAACATATAGTTAAGAACCTAGAACCTGACACTGCAACTCCTCGTTTCGTTTTGGGAGGCGAAGCATTTCATGGATCACTATATAAAAAGTTAGTGGAATATGTGAATGCAGATCAAATTTTTAATATGTACGGTCCTACAGAAACTACTATTAATGCATTGATTTATCAGTGCAGAGAGAATGATAGTAGGGCTATCATATCGATAGGAAAACCAATGAGAAATTATCAGGCGTTCATATTAGATATTAATCTAAATCTGCTTCCAATCGGAGTGGTAGGAGAGTTGTGCATTAGTGGGGACGGTTTAGCTCGTGGTTATTTGAATCAACCAGAGTTAACGAATGAAAAATTTGTAGCACACCCCTTTGAGCTTGAGAAAAGGATATACCGTACAGGTGACTTGGCAAAGTGGTTACCTGATGGAAATATTGAATTTATAGAACGAATAGATCAACAAGTGAAGATTAGGGGCAATCGAATCGAATTAGGGGAAATTGAGTCCAATATCAGTGAACAGATTGGCGTTCAAGAGGCGGTTGTGCTTCATAAAATAGATAAGTTTGATAATAGTTACCTTTGCGGGTTTGTTGTTATAGAAACATCAACATCTGTTGACAAAATAGTGGAGGGCTTGTATGAAAAACTTCCCTCTCACATGATTCCTTCATATATGGTAGAGGTGGATAGAATCCCACTTACATCAAATGGGAAAATAGATCGGAATTCACTTTTGAAAATGGAAGTTTCATATACAAAAGTCGAAGAATATGTAGCACCAAGCAATAAACTAGAAAGTCAACTTGTATCTTTGTGGGAAGAAGTGCTTGATATAAAAACTGTTGGAATCAAAGATAACTTCTTTGAATTAGGTGGTCATTCCATTAAAGCAGTACAAATTGTTACAAAGTTGCATAAAGAAATGAACGTCAATTTGACATTAAGAGATATTTTTACTTTCCCAACGATTGAACAGTTTTCAAAACGAATACAACAATTAGATCAACATCAATATCATTTCATTCCACAACTTGAGCAACTGCAAACATTCCCAGCCTCTTCGGCTCAAAAACGAATGTATGTGTTACAGCAATTAGAAGAACACAATACCAGTTATAATATGCCCTCTGTTATGACAATCACCGGGGATTTAAACCAGAAGCGTTTTGAAAAAGCAATGGATGCTTTAGTGGAACGTCATGAAAGTTTAAGAACCTCCTTTGAAATGCTAGAGGATGAGCTGGTACAACGAGTCCATGATCAAGTAGACGTTGAGATTCAATATACGAAAGCTCAGCATCACGAACTAGAGAGACTAGACTCAGGGTTTATTCAACCCTTTAAGTTGGGTCGAGCCCCATTGTTTAGAGTGCAATTGATCCAATATGATACAGACCAACATCTATTTGTATTTGATATGCATCATATTATCTCAGATGGGACTTCGATGAACCTATTAATTCAAGACTTTATACAGTTATATGAAGGAATAGATCTTCCAGATCTACGAATACAATATAAGGATTTTGCGGTTTGGCAAAATGAAATGTTCGCAACCAAGGAGATGGAGAAACAAAAGCAATACTGGTTAGATCAATTTTCTGACGAGTTGCCCGTGTTGAATCTACCAACAGATTATATGAGACCATCCATTCAGAGTTTTGAAGGAGATCATCTTCATTTTAAGTTGGATAAAAGGATGACCACCAAACTGGGTGAGTTGGCTAAAGAAACAAACACGACCCTTTATATGATTTTGTTAGCAATATACACGATTCTGTTGTCCAAATATGCAGGTCAAGAAGATATTATCGTAGGCTCCCCAACTGCAGGAAGAACCCATGTTGATACAGAGCCGGTTGTTGGCATGTTTGTTAATACATTAGTCATTCGTAATGTAGCAGAAGCAGACAAAACATTCACATCCTTTTTAACTGAAGTGAAGGAAAATACATTACGGGCTATCGAAAATGAAAACTATCCATTGGAAGATCTACTTGAAAGTCTAAACTTAACGAGGGATATGAGCAGAAATCCATTATTCAGTGTCATGTTTAACATGTTAAACATAGAGATGAAAGAAATGAAGGTGGACAACCTAAGTTTTAAACCTTATCCACTGGAAAGTCATATTTCAAAATTTGACCTGACACTAACGGTAAGAGAAGAGTCCGATGGGCTATTACTTAATATCGAATATTGCACGAAATTGTTTAAACAAGATACGATCGAAAGGATGATCACACACCTAAGTTTATTAACAGAACAGATTATAGAGAAACCAGAAGCTACATTGGGTGAGTTTGACATGTTAACTGAGCAAGAAAAACAGCAGCAGTTAGTAGAGTTGAATGATACGACTGTAGATTATCCTAAACATAAAACGATGATTCAACTACTTGAAGAGCAAGTAGAAAAAACACCTAATCACGTGGCAGTCGAATTTGAAGATCAACGGTTGACGTATGAAGAATTAAATGGACGGGTGAATCAACTAGCTCGAATGTTGAAAAACAAAGGGATAGGGCCTGATCAATTAGTTGCCATTATGGTGGAGCACTCCATAGAGATGATTATCGGGGTATTAGGAATTATGAAAGCTGGGGGAGCTTATGTACCGATTGATCCAACATACCCAACAGATAGAATCCTCTACATGCTTGAAGATACAAATTGTAGGTT